A DNA window from Geovibrio ferrireducens contains the following coding sequences:
- the phoU gene encoding phosphate signaling complex protein PhoU, whose translation MNNAEIQYTALKENLNRLTGLVSGIVEDVSVLLNGYDEELAGKIVEEGKTALRLEGESSKVCISLLGLFEPKANDLRYVIASLNIVGELEAIAGYCTDIAKEVLRAGGPLYEFDMKRFPKMIRETANMIKDSIDSFYKCDAKLALEIIERDDRVDRLHRKILKKAVENMAAFGDRADKTVSFIFITRCLERAADHAVTIAEHSYYYATGKVIKNVPDGEIKADK comes from the coding sequence ATGAATAACGCTGAAATTCAGTATACAGCCCTGAAAGAGAACCTTAACAGGCTCACAGGACTTGTTTCCGGCATAGTTGAGGATGTGAGTGTCCTTCTTAACGGATATGATGAGGAACTGGCGGGAAAAATTGTTGAAGAGGGGAAAACTGCCCTCAGACTGGAAGGGGAATCAAGCAAAGTGTGCATATCACTCCTTGGACTGTTTGAGCCCAAGGCAAATGATCTCCGCTACGTGATAGCCTCGCTCAACATTGTAGGCGAACTGGAGGCTATAGCCGGCTACTGCACCGACATCGCCAAGGAAGTTCTCCGGGCGGGCGGTCCTCTTTATGAGTTTGATATGAAGCGGTTTCCCAAAATGATCAGAGAAACAGCGAACATGATCAAGGACAGCATAGACTCGTTTTACAAGTGCGATGCCAAGCTTGCTCTTGAGATTATAGAAAGGGATGACAGGGTGGACAGGCTCCACAGAAAAATCCTGAAAAAGGCTGTGGAAAATATGGCTGCCTTCGGCGACAGGGCGGATAAAACCGTATCTTTCATTTTCATCACCAGATGCCTCGAAAGGGCGGCAGACCATGCTGTGACCATAGCAGAGCATTCATATTACTACGCAACGGGGAAAGTTATCAAAAACGTGCCCGACGGCGAAATAAAAGCAGATAAATAA
- the pstB gene encoding phosphate ABC transporter ATP-binding protein PstB — translation MKDLKMKMSVRDLDFYYGDFHALKNVNIDFPEKHVVAMIGPSGCGKSTLLRCLNRMNDLVPGIRVDGTILLDDTDIYSSAIDVVDIRTKVGMVFQKPNPFPKSIYDNIAYAPKIHGRVRKGRDMDDLVEHALRKAGLWNEVSDRLENMATTLSGGQQQRLCIARAIAMEPDVLLMDEPASALDPIATAKIEELIFELKEKYTIIIVTHSMQQAARISEYTSFFYMGEMVEYNTTEKIFTNPDKQQTQDYVTGRFG, via the coding sequence ATGAAAGATCTTAAAATGAAAATGTCCGTGCGTGATCTGGACTTTTATTACGGTGATTTTCACGCCCTTAAAAACGTTAATATCGACTTTCCCGAAAAGCACGTGGTGGCGATGATCGGGCCTTCCGGCTGCGGGAAATCCACACTGCTTCGCTGCCTTAACCGCATGAACGACCTTGTGCCGGGCATCAGGGTTGACGGAACAATACTTCTCGATGATACAGATATTTACAGCAGCGCTATTGATGTTGTGGATATACGCACAAAAGTGGGCATGGTTTTTCAGAAGCCTAACCCTTTTCCCAAAAGCATATATGACAATATCGCCTACGCTCCCAAGATTCACGGCAGAGTGAGAAAAGGGCGCGATATGGATGACCTTGTGGAACACGCCCTGAGAAAGGCAGGGCTCTGGAATGAGGTTTCCGACAGGCTGGAAAACATGGCAACAACCCTTTCCGGCGGTCAGCAGCAGAGGCTCTGCATAGCAAGAGCTATAGCCATGGAGCCGGATGTTCTCCTTATGGACGAACCCGCCTCAGCACTTGACCCCATCGCAACTGCAAAAATTGAGGAGCTTATATTCGAGCTCAAAGAGAAATACACCATTATCATAGTTACGCACAGCATGCAGCAGGCTGCGAGGATCTCCGAGTACACATCTTTCTTCTATATGGGCGAAATGGTGGAGTACAACACCACGGAGAAGATATTCACCAACCCTGACAAACAGCAGACTCAGGATTATGTAACCGGAAGATTCGGTTAA
- the pstA gene encoding phosphate ABC transporter permease PstA, whose amino-acid sequence MAYSKEHDRKLRKRYAAEKRFQLYGKAALLLALLFLIFFFYDIIKTGYTAFSQAEIRVEVTFNEETLQMPNRAVAKEYRDVLSRGFLRILPQVVEEHPEYMNTTQTLWVVAKGDVDQYMKSKPNRLTERETEFVNRLKEGSDIRLAFNTGFFTMGDSKMPEIAGILSAAIGTIYVLIITMVLSVPLGVMTAIYLEEFAPDNKFTQFIEVNINNLAAIPSIIFGLLGLAIFINFFSVPRSSALVGGLTLALMTLPVIIISTRAALRAVPESIRHGAYGVGASPWQVVWHHVLPVSMPGILTGSIIGLAQAMGETAPLLIVGMMAYIPDAPTGITSATTVLPAQIYTWSATSLRPYVERTAAGIIVLLTVLLALNFTAIWLRNKYERKW is encoded by the coding sequence ATGGCTTATTCAAAAGAACACGACAGAAAACTCAGGAAAAGATACGCAGCGGAAAAACGCTTCCAGCTTTACGGCAAGGCGGCGCTGCTTCTTGCGCTCTTGTTCCTTATATTCTTTTTTTACGACATAATCAAAACCGGATATACGGCTTTTTCTCAGGCTGAGATCAGAGTTGAAGTCACCTTCAATGAGGAAACCCTGCAAATGCCGAACAGAGCTGTAGCCAAAGAGTACAGGGATGTTCTTTCAAGGGGGTTCCTGCGTATTCTCCCTCAGGTTGTCGAGGAGCACCCTGAGTATATGAACACAACGCAGACTCTATGGGTTGTTGCCAAAGGGGATGTCGATCAGTATATGAAAAGCAAACCCAACAGGCTTACCGAAAGAGAGACTGAGTTCGTAAACAGGCTTAAAGAGGGCAGTGACATTCGTCTTGCCTTCAACACGGGCTTCTTTACAATGGGCGATTCTAAAATGCCTGAAATAGCAGGTATTCTTTCCGCTGCCATAGGAACGATTTATGTCCTGATAATCACAATGGTGCTCAGTGTGCCGCTTGGGGTAATGACCGCCATATATCTTGAGGAGTTTGCACCGGATAATAAATTTACGCAGTTTATTGAGGTGAATATCAATAACCTCGCAGCTATCCCTTCGATTATTTTCGGTCTTCTGGGTCTTGCCATATTCATCAACTTTTTCAGCGTACCCCGTTCATCTGCACTTGTTGGCGGTCTTACGCTTGCTCTTATGACGCTTCCCGTAATTATAATAAGTACAAGGGCGGCTCTGCGTGCGGTTCCGGAATCAATACGCCACGGGGCATACGGTGTTGGTGCATCCCCCTGGCAGGTGGTATGGCATCATGTTCTGCCTGTTTCCATGCCCGGAATACTCACAGGCTCGATCATCGGTCTTGCGCAGGCAATGGGAGAGACAGCGCCGCTGCTCATTGTTGGTATGATGGCTTACATCCCGGACGCGCCCACAGGAATAACAAGCGCCACAACTGTTCTTCCCGCGCAGATATACACATGGTCGGCAACCAGTCTCCGTCCTTATGTTGAAAGAACAGCGGCGGGGATCATTGTTCTGCTTACTGTTCTTCTCGCGCTGAACTTCACGGCAATCTGGCTCAGAAACAAATATGAACGCAAATGGTAA